A stretch of Hydractinia symbiolongicarpus strain clone_291-10 chromosome 9, HSymV2.1, whole genome shotgun sequence DNA encodes these proteins:
- the LOC130657041 gene encoding mucin-like protein, protein MLRERFWFSGRFIFLCCAAVFAVVTLPPLHHWHSSINGGYTEWSSWSACFATCGPSVMGRTRNCTNPRPYGYGELCVVIGPHIETTQCEITKCPVDGNWGYWTNWGNCVPSCKDGRQSRTRQCDNPSTAYGGKTCDGESKEERQCDWMIPCPIDGGLSEWGGWSECSASCNSGHRTRERFCNNPAPRFNGKGCGTEQLHEVVGCNTQPCVVTTISTNITSNFTA, encoded by the exons ATGCTACGTGAAAGGTTTTGGTTTTCAGGACGTTTTATTTTTCTCTGCTGTGCTGCTGTTTTTGCTGTCGTTACATTACCACCTTTACATCACTGGCATTCTTCAATTAATGGAGGCTACACAGAATGGTCAAGCTGGTCGGCTTGCTTTGCTACATGTGGACCATCAGTCATGG gAAGAACAAGAAATTGTACAAATCCGCGCCCGTATGGATATGGAGAATTATGTGTAGTCATTGGACCCCACATTGAAACCACCCAGTGCGAAATCACTAAGTGTCCAGTCGATGGAAACTGGGGATATTGGACCAATTGGGGCAACTGTGTACCTTCATGCAAGGACGGAAGGCAGTCACGAACGCGTCAATGCGATAACCCATCTACTGCTTACGGTGGTAAAACATGCGATGGTGAATCAAAAGAAGAGAGACAGTGTGATTGGATGATACCTTGTCCAATAGATGGCGGCCTTAGTGAGTGGGGAGGTTGGAGTGAATGTAGTGCCAGTTGTAATTCAGGGCATCGAACGCGTGAAAGATTTTGCAATAACCCTGCGCCAAGGTTTAATGGCAAAGGTTGTGGTACTGAGCAACTGCATGAAGTCGTAGGCTGTAATACGCAACCTTGTGTTGTTACCACAATTAGCACTAATATTACAAGTAATTTTACTGCTTGA
- the LOC130656763 gene encoding gremlin-2-like → MNIIHVIIVLTCCFQVCQTNFTDLESFMEKLKKLIKDSIKEKPGVKVMNASEANKTWCKAVPFNHTISYTSKAGKRCTPKVVVNNMCRGRCNSFHLPGQEKSLSLHSECRASSTVEETVELHCPFSKKKRIRHIKIQKILSCDCIQCAKKH, encoded by the coding sequence ATGAATATTATACATGTGATAATTGTTCTGACATGCTGTTTTCAAGTTTGTCAGACGAATTTTACCGACTTAGAGTCTTTCatggaaaagttaaaaaaactgatCAAAGACAGTATCAAAGAAAAACCTGGAGTGAAAGTTATGAATGCAAGCGAGGCCAACAAAACGTGGTGCAAGGCTGTCCCTTTTAATCACACTATTAGCTATACCTCAAAAGCAGGGAAGAGATGCACTCCAAAAGTAGTCGTTAATAACATGTGCAGAGGACGATGCAATTCTTTCCATTTACCTGGACAGGAAAAGTCTTTGTCATTGCATTCGGAGTGCAGAGCAAGCTCCACCGTAGAGGAAACTGTTGAACTGCACTGCCCATTCTCAAAGAAAAAGAGAATTCGTCatataaaaatacagaaaatttTGTCTTGTGATTGCATTCAGTGCGCGAAGAAACATTGA